tctaaaaaataaattttttttacacggTTTATACCTTATCATCTTcgataatatttattaatatactaaataattttaagtagatttattaaaaataatacatttaagatgagaaataatatagagaaatgatgattataatcataaaatatgaaaacgttgcatattatttaaataaataaataataaatatgaaatttttattaaaaaaataatttttaaataataaaaatttttttttaaagaatatatgACGTTTGTATTATCCTTGAAtatatattactaaaaaaaattgtatttctgAAAACATTAATTTGTAGGccccaaaattcaaaattttcaaaggaGTGAGGATAAAAACAAATGGCTGGAGATGTTCAAATCTCATTCCCCCACCGCTTCCATTGCCTTCCGTTGGCCCTCAAGTCTTCGCGCACACACACAGAACTATTTCATGGCAGAAGAAACAAGTTGAAGAAAAGCATATCCGCAGAGAAACGgaagagggagggggagagagagagagagagaatcgagGGTCCGTGAAAGAAAATCTTGGGGGTGAAAGAAAATTGGAAGTAGAGAAGCTGGTTCAGGAAGAAAGTAAGAGGTAGTGAAAAGAGACTTCTTGTGAGAAAaagattttagagagagagagagcgtgttGGGGCTGGGGGCTGGGGATGTAAATTTAGAAGCAGAGAAGAGCCAGAGAAAGGGAGAAAGTTCGTCTTTCGAATTGAAGAATCTGGAAGAAACGATATCGTTATCTGCGGAGAAACCTGAAATCCCTAGCCCCCCAACTGTGAAGGAGCGGTCTCCAACTTGGTCCGACCTCTGGCTCAAGAACACCAAGAAGCCTCTCAAGCATGTGGTGTTGACCATGCAGCTACAGTCCCTCTCTTCCCCCACCATCAATTCCCCCCAAATCTCCAAAACCCTAACCCCCAGTTTATCCAAATCAGACCCTACCCTCCTCCTCCCCGACGCAGTCCTCCTCAAAATCCTCGCCGAACTCCCTGATTCCCAGCGCAAACCCAACTCCCTCGTTTGCAAGCGCTGGCTTAACCTCCAAGGTCGCCTTGTCCGCTCCCTGAAGCTCTTGGATTGGCATTTTCTCGAGTCGGGTCGCTTGGTTTTTCGGTTTCCAAATCTGACCCATGTAGATTTGGTTTCTGGGTGTTTGGTTTCGCCCCGAAATTCGGGTATTCTGTTGAGCCATAGAGTTGTTTCGGTTCATATCGGATCCACGTTCTCCAAGATGTGGAAGGTATGCGAAGATAGTCTGTTGCCTGCTGAGGTTATTGATATGGGGCTAAACGTGTTGGCTAGTGGTTGCCCCAATTTGCGCAAACTCGCGGTGATTGGCGCTAGTGAAGTGGGGCTGTTGAATGTGGCCGAGGAGTGCTCGACACTCCAAGAGTTGGAGTTGCATAAGTGTGGTGATGATGCATTGCGCAGCATTGCCGCGTGTACGAATTTGCAAGTCTTGAAGCTGGTTGGCAATGTGGATGGGTTTTATAGTTCCGTGCTTTCGGATATTGGGTTAACAATATTGGCACGAGGGTGTAAGAGGTTGGTGACGCTCGAGCTTCATGGTTGTGAAGGGAGTTTTGATGGGATTAAGGCAATTGGGCAGTGTTGCCTAATGTTAGAGGAATTGACAATTTGTGATCATAGGATGGATGGTGGATGGTTAGCGGGGCTCTCATATTGTGAAAATCTCAAGACTTTAAAGTTTCAGTCCTGTAAAGGGATCGATCCGAGTCCGGGGCCAGACGAGTTTTTGGGCTGTTGCCCGGCTCTAGAACGGTTACATTTGCAGAAGTGTCAGTTGCGGGATAAGAATAGCCTGCGAGCGCTGTTTGTGTTGTGTGGGGCTGTGAGGGAGATGGTTTTTCAGGACTGTTGGGGCTTGGATAACGACATGTTCATCTTCGCTAGTACTTGCAGGTTATCGTTATTTGACTCTGTTTAGTGCGTACTTTTCGTTTTCTCCTTAAAGCTCTGTGACAATGAATTGATAATAAAGCATCCACTTTTAGTATACAGTTGGTGAGACTCCCTTGCTGATTAaagtctttatatatatattcattttcacATTTCTAATATTGTTGTGTATGGTTATAATGTATAATTCAAGTTGAAATGTTGTCTATTcgtattactttttaattctattGTATATGCACGTACCTCTGCACATAAAGCATGAGAACCATGGAATTCCTATGTTCTTATCTTTTATGTGTACAATGCTGATCACACATAGTAAGAATGATAGAT
This is a stretch of genomic DNA from Carya illinoinensis cultivar Pawnee chromosome 3, C.illinoinensisPawnee_v1, whole genome shotgun sequence. It encodes these proteins:
- the LOC122303111 gene encoding F-box protein At5g07670-like, which produces MQLQSLSSPTINSPQISKTLTPSLSKSDPTLLLPDAVLLKILAELPDSQRKPNSLVCKRWLNLQGRLVRSLKLLDWHFLESGRLVFRFPNLTHVDLVSGCLVSPRNSGILLSHRVVSVHIGSTFSKMWKVCEDSLLPAEVIDMGLNVLASGCPNLRKLAVIGASEVGLLNVAEECSTLQELELHKCGDDALRSIAACTNLQVLKLVGNVDGFYSSVLSDIGLTILARGCKRLVTLELHGCEGSFDGIKAIGQCCLMLEELTICDHRMDGGWLAGLSYCENLKTLKFQSCKGIDPSPGPDEFLGCCPALERLHLQKCQLRDKNSLRALFVLCGAVREMVFQDCWGLDNDMFIFASTCRRVEFLSLDGCSLLTTEGLASVILSWKELRRLRVVSCKNIKDSEISPSLSTLFSVFKELKWRPDTKSLLPSSLVGTGMGKKGGKFFRRM